From Ictidomys tridecemlineatus isolate mIctTri1 chromosome 2, mIctTri1.hap1, whole genome shotgun sequence, the proteins below share one genomic window:
- the Pop5 gene encoding ribonuclease P/MRP protein subunit POP5 isoform X1, protein MVRFKHRYLLCELVSDDPRCRLSLEDRVLGGLFRDTIARVHGTFGAAACSVGFAVRYINAYTGIVLLRCRKEFYQLVWSALPFITYLENKGHRYPCFFNTLHVGGTIRTCQKFLIRYNRRQLLILLQNCTDEGEREAIQKSVTRSCLLEDSGEEELSDSGGEEAAEAME, encoded by the exons ATGGTGCGCTTCAAGCACAG GTACCTGCTCTGCGAATTGGTGTCTGACGACCCTCGCTGTCGCCTGAGTCTGGAGGACCGAGTGCTGGGCGGTCTTTTTCGGGACACGATTGCCCGCGTACACGGGACTTTCGGCGCAGCCGCCTGCTCTGTTGGTTTCGCGG TTCGATACATCAATGCTTATACTGGAATAGTGCTACTTCGGTGTCGAAAAGAATTCTATCAGCTCGTGTGGTCAGCTCTTCCTTTCATTACGTACTTGGAGAACAAAGGACACCGTTATCCTTGTTTTTTCAACACCTTACATGTGGGAG GTACAATTAGAACTTGTCAGAAGTTTCTGATTCGGTACAACAGGAGACAGCTGTTGATCCTGTTGCAGAACTGCACTGATGAAG GAGAGCGGGAAGCCATCCAAAAGTCTGTCACAAGAAGCTGTTTATTAGAGGATTCTGGTGAGGAAGAGCTTTCAGACAGTGGTGGTGAAGAGGCTGCTGAAGCAATGGAGTGA
- the Pop5 gene encoding ribonuclease P/MRP protein subunit POP5 isoform X2 yields MVRFKHRYLLCELVSDDPRCRLSLEDRVLGGLFRDTIARVHGTFGAAACSVGFAGTIRTCQKFLIRYNRRQLLILLQNCTDEGEREAIQKSVTRSCLLEDSGEEELSDSGGEEAAEAME; encoded by the exons ATGGTGCGCTTCAAGCACAG GTACCTGCTCTGCGAATTGGTGTCTGACGACCCTCGCTGTCGCCTGAGTCTGGAGGACCGAGTGCTGGGCGGTCTTTTTCGGGACACGATTGCCCGCGTACACGGGACTTTCGGCGCAGCCGCCTGCTCTGTTGGTTTCGCGG GTACAATTAGAACTTGTCAGAAGTTTCTGATTCGGTACAACAGGAGACAGCTGTTGATCCTGTTGCAGAACTGCACTGATGAAG GAGAGCGGGAAGCCATCCAAAAGTCTGTCACAAGAAGCTGTTTATTAGAGGATTCTGGTGAGGAAGAGCTTTCAGACAGTGGTGGTGAAGAGGCTGCTGAAGCAATGGAGTGA